A single genomic interval of Lynx canadensis isolate LIC74 chromosome A2, mLynCan4.pri.v2, whole genome shotgun sequence harbors:
- the LOC115503429 gene encoding olfactory receptor 7G1-like, which translates to MEPRNDTHVSDFLLMEVTENPELQSLIFSLFLSMYLVTILGNLLIILAVTSDSHLHTPMYFFLSNLSFTDICLSTTTIPKMLVNIQAQSQSITYAGCLTQIYFVLVFASLESSLLAVMAYDRYVAVCHPLRYTVIMKPCLCSLLILLPLFIIIVDALVHSLMVLQLTFCTDVEIPLFFCEVVQVIKLACSDALINNILIYFATSVFGGIPLCGIIFSYTQIVSSVLRMPSVGRKYKAFSTCGSHLSVVSLFYGTGLGVYISSAFTNSSRNTAVLSMMYTVVPQMMNPFIYSLRNRDMKGALRKLISRTSLL; encoded by the coding sequence ATGGAACCTAGAAATGACACACATGTTTCAGATTTCCTTCTCATGGAAGTGACAGAGAATCCAGAACTGCAGTCCCTCATCTTCAGCCTGTTCCTGTCCATGTACCTGGTCACCATCCTGGGAAACCTGCTCATCATCCTGGCTGTCACCTCGGACTCCCACCTCCAcacgcccatgtacttcttcctctccaacctGTCCTTTACTGACATCTGCTTAAGCACAACCACGATCCCAAAGATGCTGGTGAATATCCAGGCCCAGAGTCAGAGCATCACTTATGCAGGCTGCCTCACCCAGATCTACTTTGTTCTAGTTTTTGCAAGTTTAGAAAGTAGTCTCCTTGCAGtaatggcctatgaccgctatgtggccgTTTGTCATCCACTGAGGTACACAGTCATCATGAAGCCCTGCCTCTGTAGTCTGCTGATTCTACTCCCCCTGTTCATTATCATCGTGGATGCCCTGGTGCACAGTCTGATGGTGTTGCAGCTGACCTTCTGCACAGACGTCGAaatccctctcttcttctgtgagGTTGTTCAGGTGATCAAGCTCGCCTGTTCTGACGCCCTCATCAATAACATCCTGATATATTTTGCAACTAGCGTATTTGGTGGTATTCCTTTATGTGGAATCATTTTCTCTTACACTCAGATAGTGTCCTCTGTTTTGAGGATGCCATCCGTGGGCAGAAAGTATAAAGCGTTTTCTACGTGTGGGTCTCACCTGTCAGTTGTGTCTTTGTTCTATGGGACAGGTTTGGGGGTGTACATTAGTTCTGCTTTTACTAACTCTTCCAGAAACACTGCAGTGCTTTCAATGATGTACACTGTTGTCCCTCAAATGATGAACCCTttcatctacagcctgaggaacaggGACATGAAGGGAGCCTTGAGGAAACTGATAAGTAGAACTTCTCTTCTGTGA
- the LOC115527551 gene encoding olfactory receptor 7G1-like, whose amino-acid sequence MGPSNKTAVSEFLLMQVTEDPELKPFLFILFLSIYLVTILGNLLIILAVSSDSHLHTPMYFFLSNLSFTDICLSTTTIPKMLVNIQAQSQSITYAGCLTQIYFVLVFASLESFLLAAMAYDRYVAICHPLRYTVTMNSRFCGLLILVSLCINTVDALMHSLMVLQLTFCTDVEIPLFFCEVVQVIKLACSDTLVNNILIYFAASLFGGIPVCGIIFSYTQIVSSVLRMPSVGRKYKAFSTCGSHLSVVSLFYGTGLGVYISSAFTNSSRNTAVLSMMYTVVPQMMNPFIYSLRNRDMKGALRKLMGKIPLFFQECVV is encoded by the coding sequence ATGGGACCCAGCAACAAAACAGCAGTTTCCGAATTCCTTCTTATGCAAGTGACAGAGGATCCAGAACTGAagccctttctctttattctgtttctgtCCATATACCTGGTCACCATCCTGGGAAACCTGCTCATCATCCTGGCCGTCAGCTCAgactcccacctccacacccccatgtacttcttcctctccaacctGTCCTTTACTGACATCTGTTTAAGCACAACCACGATCCCAAAGATGCTGGTGAATATCCAGGCACAGAGTCAGAGCATCACTTATGCAGGCTGCCTCACCCAGATCTACTTTGTTCTAGTTTTTGCTAGTTTGGAAAGTTTTCTTCTTGCGGCAATGGCCTATGATCGCTATGTGGCCATTTGTCACCCACTGAGGTACACAGTCACCATGAATTCCCGCTTCTGTGGCCTGCTGATTCTAGTCTCCTTGTGCATTAACACTGTGGATGCCCTGATGCACAGTCTGATGGTGTTGCAGCTGACCTTCTGCACAGACGTCGAaatccctctcttcttctgtgaaGTTGTTCAGGTCATCAAGCTCGCCTGTTCTGACACCCTCGTCAATAACATCCTGATATATTTTGCAGCTAGCCTATTCGGTGGTATCCCTGTGTGTGGAATCATTTTCTCTTACACTCAGATAGTGTCCTCTGTTTTGAGGATGCCATCCGTGGGCAGAAAGTATAAAGCGTTTTCTACGTGTGGGTCTCACCTGTCAGTTGTATCTTTGTTCTATGGGACAGGTTTGGGGGTGTACATTAGTTCTGCTTTTACTAACTCTTCCAGAAACACTGCAGTGCTTTCAATGATGTACACTGTTGTCCCTCAAATGATGAACCCTttcatctacagcctgaggaacaggGATATGAAGGGAGCCTTGAGAAAACTCATGGGTAAGATACCATTGTTTTTtcaggagtgtgttgtttaa
- the LOC115527560 gene encoding olfactory receptor 7G3-like, producing MICSSSVSGIMENLDTRLAPGFPLTSLFQHQRMWLFSGLLAPLPVWGPHSLYRLSSRQGNRLSPLRIKEFVKHFKPTTTRVARSHIQCDNCQTVGPQQPRSLRDLNLCAFISKGLSRQVRSVDWPKMFCFLVTSVFSIKPLRNVKSGNFSATTEFLLLGLSEDPQLQPLLFCLFLSMYLVSVFGNLLIILAIVYDSHLHTPMYFFLSNLSFVDICLTSTTIPKMLVNIETQSKSISYTGCLTQICFVLTFAGLENGILVMMAFDRFVAICHPLRYKAIMNPKLCRLLVLLSFLISVLDALLHTLMALRLSFCTDLEIPHFFCELAHVLKLACSDILINNILVYLVTSLLGVVPLSGIIISYTQIVSSVLKIPSAGGKYKAFSICGSHLIVVSLFYGTGFGVYLSSAATHSSRKSAIVSVMYTVVTPMMNPFIYSLRNKDMMGALRKLISRISASH from the exons ATGAtctgtagcagcagcgtttcagggattatggaaaatctcGACACGCGTCTGGCACCAGGTTTCCCCTTAacgtccttgttccagcaccagcgaatgtggttgttctccggTCTGCTGGCACCTTTGCCTGTGTGGGGGCCGCACAGCCTCTACCGGCTGTCCTCCcggcaggggaaccgcctctcccc GCTAAGAATCAAGGAATTTGTGAAACATTTTAAACCCACCACTACCAGAGTAGCAAGGTCACATATTCAATGCGACAACTGCCAGACTGTGGGCCCCCAGCAGCCTCGTTCCCTGA GAGACCTGAATCTGTGCGCGTTCATTTCGAAAGGACTCAGTAGGCAAGTGAGGAGTGTTGACTGGCCAAAGATG ttttgttttcttgtcaccTCCGTCTTTTCTATCAAACCCCTCAGGAACGTGAAATCCGGAAACTTCTCAGCTACTACAGAATTCCTCCTCCTGGGACTGTCAGAGGATCCACAGCTGCAGCCCCTGCTATTCTGTCTGTTCCTGTCTATGTACCTGGTCTCTGTGTTTGGGAACCTACTCATCATCCTGGCCATTGTGTATGACTCCCACCTCCAcacgcccatgtacttcttcctctccaacctGTCTTTTGTTGACATCTGTCTCACCTCCACTACCATCCCAAAGATGCTTGTGAACATCGAGACACAGAGCAAATCCATCAGTTACACAGGCTGCCTCACCCAAATCTGCTTCGTCCTGACTTTTGCTGGATTAGAAAATGGAATTCTGGTAATGATGGCCTTTGATCGATTTGTGGCCATCTGTCACCCATTGAGGTACAAGGCCATCATGAACCCCAAGCTCTGTAGGCTGTTGGTTCTGCTGTCTTTCCTCATTAGTGTTCTGGATGCCCTTCTCCACACTTTGATGGCACTGAGGCTTTCCTTCTGCACAGACCTGGAAATTCCCCACTTTTTCTGTGAATTAGCTCATGTCCTCAAGCTTGCCTGTTCTGATATCCTCATCAATAACATCCTTGTGTACTTAGTGACCAGCCTGTTGGGTGTTGTACCTCTCTCTGGGATAATTATCTCTTACACTCAAATTGTCTCCTCTGTTCTGAAAATCCCATCAGCTGGTGGAAAGTATAAGGCATTTTCCATTTGTGGGTCACACTTAATAGTTGTTTCCTTGTTCTATGGGACAGGTTTTGGGGTATACCTGAGTTCTGCAGCTACTCACTCCTCCCGGAAGAGTGCAATAGTATCAGTGATGTATACCGTGGTCACCCCCATGATGAACCCTTTTATCTATAGTCTGAGGAACAAGGACATGATGGGGGCTTTGAGGAAGCTCATCTCTAGAATATCAGCTTCCCATTAA